AACAGGAGGAACTATTATTTGACATCAAAGCGCAGAAAATTTAACGGTTCAGACGTTGAACATCTGAACTTCATTCCATTAGGGGGGCTCGGAGAAATCGGCAAAAATATGTACGTCCTTGAATATAATGACGAGATTCTTGTAATTGACAGCGGCCTTAAATTTCCTGACAGCGAACTCCCCGGAATTGATTATATTGTCCCTGATATAACTTATCTTGAGAATAATAGAGACAAAATTTTAGCAATTATCATAACTCACGGCCATGAAGATCACACGGGCGGACTTCCATATGCGCTGCCTCGTCTTGACGTGCCTATTTACGGGACTCAATTAACGCTGGGACTCATAAAGAATAAATTACAAGATGATTTACCGGGGTATAAGCCTCAAACTCATGAAATCAAAGCGGGCGACGTTATACAAATCGGCTCGTTCTTAGTAAGATTTATTGCCGTTGCGCATTCTATACCGGACGGGGTTGCACTCTCAATTGATACGCCTTTAGGGAGAATTTTGCACACGGGAGATTTTAAACTTGATTCGACTCCTGTTGATGGAAGAGTTACGGACTTTGCGGCACTGGCTGAAGAGGGCGACAAGGGCATAATGCTGTTATGTTCGGATTCGACTAATGCAGAGAGAAAGGGATTTACACCCAGTGAAAGAATTTTATCGGGGACTCTTGAGACACTTTTTAGGACATATAGAAATAAGCGCGTTATAATTTCTTCATTTGCCAGCAACGTACACAGAATCCAGCAGGCCGCCGACGTAGCAGCAAGATTTAACCGCAAAATCGCATTTCTTGGCCGGAGCATGATAAGAATTACGGAACTTGCGCGGGATCTGGGATATCTCAAAATTGACCCTAAAATGATTATTTCAATCGATGAAAGCTGGAAATATTCAGATAATCAATTAGTAGTAATTACGACTGGATCACAGGGCGAGCCATTCTCCGGACTCGTTACTATGAGCAGGGGCGAAAATAAATCTATTATACTCGGTGAACATGATGTAGTTTTCTTGCTTGCTTCAGTTATTCCAGGAAATGAAAAACTCGTAAATAACACGATTAATAGACTCTTTGCTCAGGGTTGTGAAGTCGTTTACGAGAAAGAAAGACAAATTCACGTCTCCGGCCATGCTTCAAGCGAAGAACTTAAAATCATTATGAACATAACCCGCCCGCAGTATTTTGTCCCGATTCACGGCGAATATAAACATTTAGTCAGGCACTCACAATTAGCGCAGGAAGTAGGAATCCCTTCACGCAATATTTTCTTAATGGTCAACGGGGATATATTGACTTTCACGCGGAATTCATTCCCGAAAAAACACGGACATGTTCAGGCAGGCGCAGTAATTGTTGACGGCAACGCGGCAGGAAGCATAAAGAGTGAAGTAATGAAGGAACGCCGAGAAATCGCAGAAGAGGGCGTATTAGTGGTGTCTGCTGCTATAGATGACAGGGGGAATTTATTAGCTCCTGTTGCAATTGAGACTCAAGGCGTATTTATCTCTGATGACACAAAGCAAATTTTTAACGAGTTATACGCAACGGCAGAACGAGTCATTACTGAATCAGCAGGGAAGAGAGTCAATCTTGACTCACTCAAACGGGCAATTAAGACAAGAGTCCGCGATGTATTGAGAAAACGCAACTCATCATTTGCGGTAATATTGCCTGTAATATCGTTAAAGCGTTCGGGCTATTATGATGACACGGCAATTTTTGAGAAGGACTTTTTTTAATATTTATATTACACTGGGAGGATTAATTTATTAATGAGCTTCAATTTACACACGTTTATATTAGGCTTAGTACAGGGAATTTGCGAATTTCTACCGGTGAGCAGCTCGGGACATTTGGCAATACTACAAAATTTTTTCGGCTTTGTAAATGAAAATCTCGTAGCATTTGATTTATTGCTTCATTGTGCTACTGTCTTAGTAGTATTTATTTATTTCAGGCACGATATTATAAGACTCATAATTGAATGGCTGGGCGGCT
This DNA window, taken from Synergistaceae bacterium, encodes the following:
- a CDS encoding ribonuclease J, with product MYKNFLNRRNYYLTSKRRKFNGSDVEHLNFIPLGGLGEIGKNMYVLEYNDEILVIDSGLKFPDSELPGIDYIVPDITYLENNRDKILAIIITHGHEDHTGGLPYALPRLDVPIYGTQLTLGLIKNKLQDDLPGYKPQTHEIKAGDVIQIGSFLVRFIAVAHSIPDGVALSIDTPLGRILHTGDFKLDSTPVDGRVTDFAALAEEGDKGIMLLCSDSTNAERKGFTPSERILSGTLETLFRTYRNKRVIISSFASNVHRIQQAADVAARFNRKIAFLGRSMIRITELARDLGYLKIDPKMIISIDESWKYSDNQLVVITTGSQGEPFSGLVTMSRGENKSIILGEHDVVFLLASVIPGNEKLVNNTINRLFAQGCEVVYEKERQIHVSGHASSEELKIIMNITRPQYFVPIHGEYKHLVRHSQLAQEVGIPSRNIFLMVNGDILTFTRNSFPKKHGHVQAGAVIVDGNAAGSIKSEVMKERREIAEEGVLVVSAAIDDRGNLLAPVAIETQGVFISDDTKQIFNELYATAERVITESAGKRVNLDSLKRAIKTRVRDVLRKRNSSFAVILPVISLKRSGYYDDTAIFEKDFF